The Roseovarius sp. EL26 genome contains the following window.
TATCATTATGACCAGATTGCAAAGTGGTCAGAGGCCGAGATTGCCTGGGTTGATGCGCGGTTGAAGTTCAAAGGCCGGATCGAGCGTGACGACTGGATCAGTCAGGCCACTGATTTGGCCAAGGGCGATAAGGCATAGGATGTGGGTGTACGCTATGACGAGCGACAAGACCGAAGCACAAAAGGGGCGACATGTGGCCCTAGTGATCGCTGGAACGGCGGTGTTTTGGGTTTTGGCGTCGTTGATCGGCGGAGTGCTGGGGATAAGCCATCGGATGCTGGCATTGTTCGATTTGGTGGCGTTGGCAGGGTTCATTTGGGCCTTTTGGATGATTTTTCAGATCTGGCGTGCGCGTCAGGACAAACAGGGGTAGCGGGATGCTGAACGACCAGGACCGTATCTTTACCAATCTTTACGGGATGCATGATCGGAGCCTGAAGGGCGCGAAAGCACGCGGCCATTGGGATGGCACCGCGAAGATCTTGCAAAACGGGCGCGACTGGATTGTGGATCAGGTCAAGGCCAGCGGATTGCGTGGACGTGGTGGCGCGGGCTTTCCAACGGGGCTCAAGTGGTCCTTCATGCCCAAAGAAAGCGACGGGCGCCCGGCCTATCTGGTGGTGAACGCTGACGAATCTGAGCCGGGAACATGTAAAGATCGCG
Protein-coding sequences here:
- a CDS encoding DUF5337 domain-containing protein; protein product: MTSDKTEAQKGRHVALVIAGTAVFWVLASLIGGVLGISHRMLALFDLVALAGFIWAFWMIFQIWRARQDKQG